In a genomic window of Mixta intestinalis:
- a CDS encoding S-4TM family putative pore-forming effector, producing MNAIYTNQSTRENLDLLYAQARVYDRVKNWNRLNFLFSIIVPLLLSLVTVYNQSRGFVDSELLSSLLGLYGLLMLTFNVAISGHISALRRKAASIQEMYDCRVLGIRRNELKVEEISRDEIIRAAAYFRDSPEKARKRFGDEGWYVSKVYDAPQSVMALLCHGKNLGWDKSLREVLHVFYLSAFIVSPVAMLVYGIAMKSGLNEILFYVVFTLPVIRYFLLQFLDNRSSMKRSEKLKKYVEKELSGIRISGRAEEEQLGYTLRNIQDEIFAYRASCPPVPNGIQLIMKPKNERIYVDYFETNLKELHLQE from the coding sequence ATGAATGCCATTTACACGAACCAGTCGACCAGAGAAAACCTGGATTTACTGTATGCGCAGGCCCGTGTCTACGACAGGGTAAAAAACTGGAACAGGCTGAATTTTCTCTTCAGCATCATTGTGCCACTCCTGCTTTCGCTCGTTACCGTATACAACCAAAGCCGGGGATTTGTCGATTCAGAGCTGCTGTCTTCGCTGTTGGGGTTGTATGGACTCCTAATGCTTACCTTTAACGTTGCTATCAGCGGACACATTTCGGCACTGCGCAGGAAGGCAGCCTCAATCCAGGAAATGTACGACTGCCGGGTACTTGGCATCCGGCGCAATGAACTGAAGGTGGAGGAGATCTCCCGGGATGAGATCATCCGGGCAGCTGCATATTTCAGAGACAGTCCGGAAAAAGCACGAAAGCGATTTGGCGATGAGGGGTGGTACGTCAGTAAGGTGTATGATGCGCCGCAGTCCGTAATGGCGCTTCTGTGCCACGGAAAAAACCTCGGCTGGGACAAATCGCTCAGGGAGGTGCTGCACGTGTTTTATCTTTCAGCTTTCATTGTCTCGCCTGTCGCGATGCTTGTTTACGGCATCGCCATGAAATCCGGGCTGAATGAAATCCTTTTCTATGTAGTGTTCACTTTGCCGGTCATCCGCTATTTCTTGCTTCAGTTTCTGGATAATCGCAGCAGTATGAAAAGAAGCGAGAAGCTGAAAAAGTACGTTGAGAAGGAATTATCCGGCATCAGGATTTCCGGAAGGGCAGAAGAAGAGCAACTGGGTTATACACTCCGGAATATTCAGGATGAAATTTTCGCCTACCGCGCCTCATGCCCGCCCGTACCTAACGGTATTCAGTTGATAATGAAGCCCAAAAATGAGCGAATTTATGTTGATTACTTTGAAACGAATCTGAAAGAATTGCACCTTCAGGAGTGA